The DNA segment tcCTGCCCAGTTTTCTGTAACTTCACCCCTAACCTGACTTTTCGTTCTCAGTGTGGACCCTGGGAATGTACTTTGAGTCCTTTAGCCTCCGCAGCCTCGACTGGGCTCCGGTCTAATCTTACAGGTCACCATCCACTCTGATTTCTTCTGTACAATAAGGACATCCTGTATTAGTACACAGGATGTACGCATACCTCTGGGATAGATCTTTGTACATGTGCAATTGCAGCTACTGAAGTCACAACAGTCCTTGAAACTCACATATCGAGGGCTGATTCTCAGTACTCTGAAATATCTTCAGTAACTGTAGCTAAATAAAGGTGAAGCAGAGATGATGGAATGGAATACGATCACTGCAGCATCAGACTTTATCCCGGTTTATCCGGTCCAAGGCCACAGTGGAGGTGGAGCCTCACCTTGATGGGTCGGCCATCACTCCACATCACGCCCAGGACAAGAGCTGTCAGTCAACTGACCTGACCTGACAGTGCGAACCACTGCTCCCCTACTGACACTGCATTAGTTACATTTTGAACAGGGATGAAACTAACAATTTTCAGCTAAGTTGAACAGTTTGTTAAACTGTGATGTGTGATTAGCCGTGGTATATAAACTCTCTTCCTACTCTGGAGCCATACTTATATTTGGGTCTCTGACTTTTGGAGTAGTATTTGACAAGGACTTAAGCTGTTGTTGTTATCACAACACACCTCCTCTACCACTGCTGGCCACTGCAATGACATGCTTTTAGTTGATGTTGTGACTGTTATTGCacaatactctgaagattttttttatttcgcttTTAATTATTATCATAAATTTGAtaattttacatgttttatgtTTGCACTAAGGTAAAAATACAAGCTGATGTAATGGTATTAGGAACATAGTTTGTTATATTTATCAATTGACCTGAATTTTGCTACTAATTTCTTCATaaattatgttttaattttcagaATTAATTCAATGTAAAAACAATTATATTTTTGAATGGCTTATTTCCCTCTTTACTTGTCAAACGTTTTCATGTATAACTGTTGCAGTTCACAATTTAATCTGACCATTTATAGAACTTATCAaactaaatattcaaaaaaaaatatgtcagaTCCTTAAatgatcagtgtttcattcagtaAAAGTAGGACTGTATTATCTCAAGACAACCAGGAAGTCATCTGTCCTGGCAACACATGACCATACGGTGTCACTCTTTCAACAcggtgtgtgctgctgtgaggTTTCTCCTGAGCGTCAGTCTGCATGAGGACTGAAAACCAACATCTGATTTGTTTTCTGCAAACACACTACAAACTACATTATTTATACAATTTACTCCTAAAAACCATCACGTTCGCTCTGTGTTTATATTGTTTCCTGTgtacatcatttttaaaacagatactttgcagtgttttatgtGTTCCTGTTTCAGAAAACCCAATTCAAATGTCACATCACTGTGCAGAGGCCCCATGAAGAATCTGGTGTATGGAAACAGTGTGCATTAAAGTCATGTAGTGTGAAAGTGTGAGGATATAGATTGTTGTGTCATGTATTCATGTGGCATCAGCTGCAAATTCATTCAGTCATGTTATAATGAGCTCTGACATCCAGCCCACGAGTCCTGCCACAGACGGTGTAAACAGTCCTGATTCAACATGATGGAGTCCGTGTGAAGACGCCCTGAGACTAAATCAGCACCGCTGTGTCCTGTAATCCAACGCTCTCGAAAGAACAGAGCTGAAAAAGGTACTCCCATCCTTTCATCATATAAAAGTATtgatacataaaaaaaagatttattaatGTAAGGGTTGACAAAAATGTAGTTATTCTAATAAACTGTTGTGTGATTATAGTTTGTGGAGTctgtgaaaatgagagaaaggaAGATCTGAAGTTATGTGaacttctgtattttttttgtttcaaatttcTTGAAACTACAAATAAACCTTTTCGCAATTTTTACTGTGTGCCAACCTCATCCTCAGCATTCAACTATCAAAGAGTTACAACACGACAAAGACAGTATGGCCTGGTCTCCAGTATGTAAATTAATCTCTCATCAATCACAGACTAACTCAAACAGCAGCATAAATGACGTTACTGGGCCTTAAACAAAAATCAGCTTCAGTTTTTAAGAGTTAACATATGAAGCAGAACCACCGACTGAGACTCTAAGATTCCCGCCTCGCTCCAGTCCCTTTAAAGCTCCCTCCAGGTCTTCTCTTGGCTTTGCTTGACAACGTTCTCTCTCCCTTCCACACTATTCCCTAATAATCAATGACTTCCGATGCATCTGCTTTAATCAGCACTTGGTGAAATGAAGCTCTGGCAGCGATGATCTCCTGTGGTGATTTCTCATGTGTTTGGCGTCGGAGAGTGTTCACGAGTGGACGTGTGGAGATGAAATAATGCTGAACATTTCCATGATATTCACATTTTCTGAGTTTATTTATATGCAtcgttataaaaaaaaagtcacggAATCACCTTTGAACCACATCTTCTTTTCTCCCTGAATGTGGATCCGTTTTACATTTCCACTCTCTAAACCATGAACAGATTCTTGTATTTTACAAATGCTGTTGAACAGACTGCAgtattgtggggtttttttttttcttttttcaaactgaattaaatATCCTCCCCGAGCAATAGAGGCTGGAGAAAGAGGCCAGCTGTTCCCAGGATACACACCAGAACAAAAACCCACAGGAAGATACGGTCGATGACCATGGCAACATACTTCCAGTCATCCTGCACCTGGGGATCACAGACAAACAACATTTTCTTAAATGAAATCCTCCGTCCTAATGCATCCTGATGAATCTAATATGCTGTCTACTCACCTCTTTTGCTTCGTTCTGCAGTCTCATGTTCTCTGCGATATATTTAACACTCTCAATGGCTTCTCGGACCTCAGGGGAGAGCGGCAGAATGGACAGAACTCCCCCATCCAGAGACTCGGAGCTGGAGCAGTGactcccccctccagccccgcctGCAGCATTGCCTCCAGTCAGGGCTCCCAGGCTGCCCAGACCCCCACCGCCTCCCCCCGAGTCTGCGGGCAGTTTGGTGGATCTCTTCTGCCAGCAGCAGTTGCAGCGGCCCTCACAGCACAGGAACCCCGAACTGGCACATTTGCTGGAGTCCCCGCTCAAGTTGTTCAGATTGGAGAGCTCTGTGTTGTTGAAAAGCCGCTGCCGGCTGGTCAGGGTGGAGACGACGCTGGAGGCCAGGGCCTGAGGCCGGTACTGCTTCTGCAGCGTGGCCGTCGAATGAACGGCGCACCTGGGATGCGCCGCCTGaacgccgccggccgccgccaccTTCTCCGGGTCCCTCTCCGGCCGGGTCATGAACATCACCCTGGGGAGCAGCCCCAAGAACACGCTCCGCACCCAGCAGGGCATGGTGTGCGTCTTTGGCGTGCGGTAGTGGACGTTCAACACAAAGACAGTGATGACGATAGACAGCGTGACAAAAATCATGGTGAAGAGGAGGTACTCGCCGATCAAGGGGATGACCAGCGAGGTGGAGGGGATGGTCTCTGTGATGACGAGAAGGAAGACGGTCAATGACAGCAGCACAGAAATGCACAGCGTGACTTTCTCGCCGCAGTCAGACGGCAAATAGAAGACAAGCACCGTGAGGAAAGAGATGAGGAGGCAGGGGATGATCATGTTGATGGTGTAAAACAGAGGCAGGCGGCGGATGTACAGAGAGTAGGTGATGTCTGTGTAGATCTCCTCGCAGCAGTTGTACTTGATGTCGTGTTTGTATCCCGGCGCGTCGATGATGATCCACTCGCCAGTCTCCCAGAAGTCCTTGAGGTTGATGGTGGAGCCGATCAGGACCAGGTCGATCTTGGCCTTATCGTACGTCCAGGAGCCAAACTTCATGGTGCAGTTTTGGTAGTCAAAGGGGAAGTACGTGACGTCGATCTTGCAGGAGCTCTTAAATATGGCCGGCGGGATCCAGGTGACGTCGCCATTATAGCGGAGCAGAGCCTTGGTTTTGTCATCGACCTGGAAGTCGCCAACGGCACTGTGGAGGAACAAGGAGGAAAAGAGCGTGGATGGGAGGGCGGGGTGAAAGTTACAGACGGCTGAAGGGAGCACAGCATTATTTATGCTAAAACGACAGACGCTAAATCAGTCAGTCGACACACAACTCCAGGTTTTCCATCTGGTTCTTCTGCTCACTTGTTGTACAGCACAATATCGGGTTTCCAGATCCTGCTGGACGGCACTCGGATAAACTCCACGCCTCCAAAGTCTTTCGGATTCCATTTGAGCTTGTAATCATTCCAGATCTgaagaacaaattaaaaacgaacatttacagttttaaaaagaacaaatatgTCTCCTAATTTTCCACAAAACATGAGCAAAGAAGATCAGGCTCCATTTGAGACATGAAAGCAAATGAACCAAGTATTGATTAGAGTGAAATGTTATCATGAAACTTTACTGGAGTTTGAGTCTCACTTGAAGCAAGTTGTCAGTAAAACTAGTTTGTTGCACTTCAGTCAATGCACATTTATTTCTAATATGACAGAAAAATGCTGATTCAAAGATATCAACAAATACAAAGCTGATCGTTCAAATATTATCAGATGCAcatgaaaatattattttgaaatcagcattttgttaaaagaaagagagagaaacagaactgATTGTCAGACTGCACTAATGTGAACGTTAACAGGCCATATGAACACACTGGCATGTTTGCAGGTTTTGGTCGAGGAGTCGACCCTCAAACAGCAAAGACACATGCTGACTCTCATGGACTTTCCCCAGCCAATCTGCAAATCTTTGCTCAATCTTGAAGTTCCTGTCTCTCCTGAATAGATTGATTTTACCAAAAGCCAAAACTGTTGGCCATTTGATAAGCTTTTACAAGTGTCATTACTAGTGTGGGGAGAAAGGATTAAATGTCCTATTTGATTGTactcaaagacaaaaaagaaaagaaaagcatacTAGTTCTAATCAGCACTTTTTTGCAACATGTTTGTTCTTGATGAAGCAGCATTCTTTAAACACTCAGCTAACTGTGATCCATGGCAATAAATATTCCTCACAAAAGTCAAAAGTTGGCAGCCTTGGTTTAGGTTAGCAATAAAATGTAATCTTACAGCTGACAAGGCCCCATTTTGGAAGAATTATTTCCAGGATGCTTCACTCAGTACCACAATCCTCCAGTATAAACATCACCAAGTCGATTCCGTTGTTTTCACAAGCTTCACACTGAAGCAGATCATCTCACAGTACATTATTGAAAACTGTCCTCGTGATTGAAATGTCTTCTTACTTTAACAAACCTCATGATAACAAATAGCTCAATATCAAGGTTTTGCAGTACTTGAAGATGATGCATTTACCGCAGTCAGGTGTGTTTATAACAAAGAACATGCTTGAAATGTGCTCCACTGCAGTCAGCGAATGACACAAGAGCAAAAATCCTGAAATCCTTcatctaaatgtgttttttgggTTTGAACTAAATGTTCAGAGAgcagttgcttttgttttgtactGGTGATTATCCAGTCTGCCAAGTTTTGAACACAATCACTTGtaaaatatcaaacaaaaccaaagacaAATCATTTTTGCTTATCAAAGCCGAGAGAGGTTGAGCACATACTCATATGTGCATATGggaaaataaactggaaatgtaTTTACTGCCTGCGCTATGAATGTTTTGGCTACTTTTGGATCCTCCCTTCACAGAGCCAATATAATCCAAATGAAGCCGTAAAAAACTCGCCTCAGTATAGTTTACATTGAGTGTGTGTTGCCAGGCGGGGAACATATGCACGTTCTCTGTCTGTTGTGCCAAAAACCAACGTTAAAGCAAATTAAAGCTCAGCTCTGTGCTGGGCACATGGCTCCTGCTTAAACGTATATTTGCTCAGCACTTGGGAACTGCAGGCCTGCTCTGCCTCATTTGACTCAAAAGTGGTTCACTGCATTATGCATCGCGGAGCCGCATGAAGCCGAGGCACCATGTGGGTGAAGGAAACATGGAGGCATGCAACATGTATGGACACAAGCTTTTGCTGCAGTCTCATTTTTATTATGAAATGCACATGAATTTCACTTGTTTCTTACTCTTTAGGTGGAGTTTGAAGATTTCAGCATTGTATATTCATTTTGATTAGATgtcggattgaaaaaaatgatGGGAGAGCGAGTTTAGTTTatctaaaataataataaatggaaaagggaaaaagaaaacgcTACAGGAATCAATGTGTTTAAAAAGCTGCATCCCATGAATAATTCAACCTGTCAGCCTAGTCATGAGAATCATCTGTGACAGATCCTGGATCCATATTTTTTGCCCTTGCTCAAGGTCTATTTGCACAGTCATGCTCCGTAAACTTACGTGTCTCAGCCACAGATTGGTCTCCATGATCTGATTGACTTCATcctgaaaacagagcagaatgGACACTGGGGTCGGTTAAGCACAGAAACACATATAAACGTGTGCATTTCAAGTCTCAGACGATCGTCCACCTCAGCACTGAGGTGCATTTGAGTGATCCTCATCCCCTGTGCGGGGTTCAGAGAGGACCACCAGAGGCCTCCACGCCCAGAGCGCTGTGCTCATGACAGCTGCAACCAAGAGGTCGCATCACAGCCCTGACTTTTATCAGAACGACaaagtggaaaagaaaacaggagaaaaatgtGGGCGTCAAGTTTCTATGTGACTAGAAAAGTTCTGGAAGAAATTCACTTTAACAAAACCTTGATACCAAGCAGATCAGAGGCAGCTCATTGTTAAACACAGCAAagtctttgttaaaaaaaaaaaaaaagatgttaatTTGATGCTTTACATGTTTAATTACAAGTAcagtacaaaataaataaataaataaataaataaattttgaaaTACTTTTTACTTCACCATGTGTTGCATCTTTCCAATCTTGGTCCTGACCTCCACATATCCTACTGCTTTGGGGCATCTTTCAATACGATGCATCTTTTTGAGGTGAATTCAGTATTATATAGCTGCATGATGAGACTCTGTAGGCCCTGGTCTTTCACAGACCCGCCCAAGCTTTTCGAAAAATGTTCATgtcataaaatgttttgttgacAGCTTCCGTGATCCAAAGGCATTAAGGTACTGCAACCTCTCCACATCGCCGATTACATTTCATGTATTGTCTCCTGCTGTCACAAAGGTGATGCTTATAGATTTACAAGAAAGCTATATTTAATTTCAGTTATAAATATTTTGGAATAAAAGTTTAATGAGTTCATCTGTGAAATTGTGAGGTTTTGACaaaattatttattgttttacccTCTGATTGTGTATTTTTTCTAACTGGCTTTGGGACGGTGGGAGAAAACcagcatgcaaactccacccaggCTTCACCCACAACCTTCTGGAGATGAGACcagagcacgaatcactgcatCCCTACGGCATTGCCTTGATCCCCACAAAGCCACAGATTTAGTGCTTTATGTAGTGAATACCTGTCAAGGTCTTTGCTTTCCTCCAGAGGAGGCCTTACCTCAAACTCACTGTTCTAATACGAACAATTGAAAATCAGCTTTTACCAATGAAAATgctttttcctgtgtgtttacTAGTAATATTTTATTGTGTCATTAAAGTAAACaaaataaaggtgaaacttttttttctcccaagtatttcaaaatgtgtgtttaaacaTAAACTCAGAGATAGATTGCCATAAAATGAGTGATAccttttaaaaccttttatgttagaagaaaacattttgaactaAACCTCATGACATATGCCAAATCTTACTTTAAGCGTTCCAAGTGTCTCCATTGGGTTGAACAAAAACttgattgttttcttcttcatttagGTGTCAGAGTAGAAAGACATCTAATAGCTGGTGGAGTGACGGCACCTCAAGGCTGAAGAAATCATGTAAAATCACTAAGACTTCTACAGAGTAAGATGTGATAACATCTCATGAGTCACTGCTATCCTCTATATAGGAACCTGCAGTATCTGTTTTCAGCACTAAAGAAAACCAAGTCTCTGgaattgtggggaaaaaaatgtcttaaCTCGTGATTTTTATCAGAGTTGCTCTGTCTTTTGTGGTATCttgctgctcttcatctgttgttttttctAATGTCTGCAGCATTCTGTTTTGTTGCTTCTGTTACTTTAAAATATTCTCACCTGTACTTCACCTGTCCGTGCTGTTAGTCAACCTGAACCTGAGGgcttcctcattctgctctttcttttggtttgtgtttgttttatttgtgttgtctTGTTAATTTGCTTGTCTCCTGCAGATTGAGGCTAAATTTTCAAATTCACATAATGGAGTTATTACTGTAGTTTAGATCTTGTGGTTTCAGCACAGATCCTTGACCACACAGCGATGAAGCAGTGAGCAGCTTCACCTCACAGCAGGAGCGTCTGCCTTTCAGTCTGCGATCGGCTGGGAGGGGTTTCTGTGTAAAGCTTGCATGGTTTCCCAGTGAATGTGTGGGTTTTTGTCTCCTGGTAATCCAGTTACTGTAACTGTTGGGCTCAAGCTGTTTGAATAATGTGTAGATGGACTGAGCCTGGATAGGGATTTCAGCCTCTTTTTCATTCAGCATTTCAATACTGCCCAGCAGATCACATGTTAGACCTGGCACAAGTTGCACATCCTTACGTCGGATGTATCAACCCGTATAAAATAATCAATGGTTTTCAATGAATAGCAAAATGTGTGCAACCACAACAAAGCCGCGGCTGCCCAGCGCGCCTTCGCCTCCTCTACTGATTGTGGCTTGATGAGTCAGGCAGCCCGGCTGATGAGCTATTGACGGTGTAAATGACTTCATACAGGCGTGTTGTAATTGCTGTACGCCAAGCAATACCAATCGCATCTGGGTTGGAGCACCAGGTGTGCGGAGGGAATAGTAGTCATCCATCAGCGCTGGCCGCTCGGTGCCCCGCCACATTAAGTGTGTTAAGGTGGTTATAACAAAAtattcttttctctttgtcttctgGAGATCCAGACAGGGCTTCAATATTTATTTAGGGCCTCAGAGAGAAAATTACACACTGCTTATGAGCAGGTGAAGGAAAACAGATTGAGATCGGCTGCAAGGCGTCACACGATCCTGTATTTGCCACTGGAACTGCATCCAAGATCCCTTTTAGTCAACAACTACACACACCCCACAGCTCCTGTATTTGACATTTTATCATAAAAAGATTGTTTGATATTTTGCTCTTTTGTCAAAACAAAGAAGCAGGAATGTATTGCACATGTTTACACTCACACTCAAACTGTGATAAACCAtcagaaattacttttatttattattattatatactgttattttaatgacagaaaatgtgTCACTGTTCTTTTAGGGTAAATCAATGTGAGTGACTCACTGTACTCTGAAAGCGACTACTCCACCAGGAACATCAGATTTTGGTAAAATACTTCAGTCAACACAGGCAGCCACAATACAATACAGTATATCTCAACCAATGTATCCTGTGAATGAAGCTGGAGCccttttca comes from the Salarias fasciatus chromosome 1, fSalaFa1.1, whole genome shotgun sequence genome and includes:
- the chrna3 gene encoding neuronal acetylcholine receptor subunit alpha-3, which encodes MEGSFCLLFPTCLLLLNLLSGGTCSEAEHKLFSVIFSNYNQYIRPVQNVSDPVIVQFEVSMSQLVKVDEVNQIMETNLWLRHIWNDYKLKWNPKDFGGVEFIRVPSSRIWKPDIVLYNNAVGDFQVDDKTKALLRYNGDVTWIPPAIFKSSCKIDVTYFPFDYQNCTMKFGSWTYDKAKIDLVLIGSTINLKDFWETGEWIIIDAPGYKHDIKYNCCEEIYTDITYSLYIRRLPLFYTINMIIPCLLISFLTVLVFYLPSDCGEKVTLCISVLLSLTVFLLVITETIPSTSLVIPLIGEYLLFTMIFVTLSIVITVFVLNVHYRTPKTHTMPCWVRSVFLGLLPRVMFMTRPERDPEKVAAAGGVQAAHPRCAVHSTATLQKQYRPQALASSVVSTLTSRQRLFNNTELSNLNNLSGDSSKCASSGFLCCEGRCNCCWQKRSTKLPADSGGGGGGLGSLGALTGGNAAGGAGGGSHCSSSESLDGGVLSILPLSPEVREAIESVKYIAENMRLQNEAKEVQDDWKYVAMVIDRIFLWVFVLVCILGTAGLFLQPLLLGEDI